Proteins encoded together in one Eublepharis macularius isolate TG4126 chromosome 2, MPM_Emac_v1.0, whole genome shotgun sequence window:
- the CHAC1 gene encoding glutathione-specific gamma-glutamylcyclotransferase 1, whose product WSFAAWFYPGPLTVPSHSLVLRPAQPSPGVQSRRCSCSSESGAMKREPLQPSSDGGQHPSGRQQEEAPSAAEDAPPKSPLWIFGYGSLVWRPDFEFTSRKVGYIRGYSRRFWQGDTFHRGSEKMPGRVVTLLEDYDGCTWGVAYELHGDQVAASLKYLNMREAVLGGYDTKLVKFHPKDKEAGEPILALVYIATPQNPSYLGPASEEDIAAQIIVSSGRSGHNIEYLLRLADFMRYCCPQVEDEHLFSIEEALISILPCLYHNEESLAEE is encoded by the exons TGGTCCTTTGCTGCCTGGTTCTATCCCGGTCCGCTCACCGTGCCAAGTCACAGTCTCGTTCTccgcccagcccagccctcgCCTGGGGTCCAGAGCCGGCGCTGCAGCTGCAGCTCCGAGAGCGGGGCCATGAAGCGGGAGCCGCTACAGCCTTCCTCCGACGGGGGACAGCATCCCTCCGGGAGGCAGCAAGAAGAGGCGCCCTCCGCCGCGGAAGATGCGCCCCCCAAGTCCCCGCTCTGGATCTTCGGCTACGGCTCGCTGGTGTGGAGGCCGGATTTCGAGTTCACCTCCCGCAAAGTGGGCTACATTCGAGGCTACAGCCGCCGCTTCTGGCAGGGAGACACTTTCCACCGAGGCTCAGAGAAGATG CCTGGAAGAGTGGTCACACTCCTAGAAGATTATGAT GGGTGCACATGGGGTGTTGCCTATGAACTTCATGGAGACCAAGTTGCTGCCTCTCTCAAGTATTTAAACATGCGGGAAGCGGTGCTGGGCGGCTATGATACCAAGCTAGTGAAGTTCCACCCTAAAGATAAAGAGGCTGGTGAACCTATCCTAGCCCTGGTTTACATTGCTACACCTCAGAATCCTTCCTATCTTGGCCCAGCATCAGAAGAGGACATTGCTGCCCAAATAATTGTTTCCAGCGGCCGTTCTGGCCACAATATAGAGTATCTCTTGCGCCTGGCAGACTTCATGCGCTATTGCTGCCCTCAAGTAGAGGACGAGCACTTGTTTTCAATCGAGGAGGCACTTATCTCTATTTTACCCTGCCTATATCATAATGAGGAATCCTTAGCAGAAGAATGA